The genomic region GGGCCCGGTCAGCAGTCCGTGAAGATCACCGCCCGCCTCCGCCTCGACGCCGACGACCAGGTCGACGACGTGTCGCTGGTGCCCACCGTGCCCGCCGGGTGGACGCTGACCGGCAACCCCGCCACCGCGCCGTCGATGCGCCTCGCGGGCCTGCTGGAGGGCACCTGGACCGCGACCTCACCGGCAGGTCAGGACGTCGGCACGGTCAGCCTGCCGGTCGGGGCGTCGTTCCGGCTGCTCGGTGCCGATCGCGGGGTGTCCGGTGCGGTGCCGGTGCGCACGCGGCCGGCGGACCGGCTGTTCGTGCGGGAGGCGGAGGACTCGGCGAACACGTTCGGCAGCACCGGGTTGAGCAACTGCGGCGCGTGCTCGGGAGGGGAGAAGGTGCGCAACATCGGCGGCAGCCCGGACGCCGCCGTGACGTTCCCGAACGTGGTCGTCCCCGCCGCCGGCAGCTACCGGTTGTTCGTCCGGTTCACGGTCAACGGGCCGCGCTCGTACTTCGTGACGGTGAACGGTGGCCCGCCGGTCGAGGTGGAGGTCGACGGGCTCGGCAACAACACCCCGTACGTCACCGAGATCCCGGTGACGCTCAACGCCGGTGCCAACACGATCAGGTTCGGCAACGACAACGCCGGCGCACCCGACCTGGACCAGGTCGCGATCGGCTGATCCCCTTGCGGGGACGGCACTCCACCTCGGTAGGGTGCCGTCCTCATGGGGGACGAGTTGCGGCGGCTGCACTTCGCGGCGGGGTTCGGGACGGCTCGAGAGGTGGCGGGCCTGCTCGACCAGGTCGACGACGTGGACGCGGTCTTCGACGACCGCACGGCGTTGTGGCAGGCGGTCAACGGGCGCAACTTCGACACCGTCGAGCTGCTGCTGGCCGCGGGCGCCGACCCGGCCCGGCAGATGATGTCCGGCTGGTCGCCTGCCCGCCTGAGCCTGACCACCGAGCACCCCCTCCCCACCGACGAGGTGCTGACGGCGGAGGAACGGGCGGCCGTCGCCGAACGGGACCGGCTCGTCGCGGCACTCGGGCGGAATCCCGATGTCGACGGCTTCAGCATCGCCTGCGTCGGCGGCATCGACGCGGACGAGGCCGTGCGCAGGCTGGACGCCTCCGCGGTGCCCGCCGACGAGCTGCCCGACGACCTCGACGACTGGTGGGAGGAACCGTTCGGCGACGACAACGAGCTCGCCGTCGGGATCACGGACGTGCCGGGCGGCTGCGTGGTCATGCAGCCCTGGTACTTCAACGCCTCCACGCCGGTCGTCGCCGGCAAGCTGTCCGTCGGCACGGTCGTGTACAGCATGTACGCGAACCCCAAGAGCGGGAACCAGGGCCGCATCGACCGCGACGGCGCGGTCGTGGACTGGGACCTGCACCCCGGCGGGCCGCCCAACGCCGCCAACAGCACCGCTGACGTGCTGCTCATCCACCTGTACGCACGCCAGGCCGTGGCTTGCTGCTGCGCCTACGCGGGGCTGCGGCCGACCGACAGCAAGGCGTTCACCGAGCCGGACCGGTGGCTGCTGCTTCCCGACCGGGACTACTGGCACGCATGATGGGGTTCATGGGGGATGACGAAGCGGTGCGGGAGCGCGATCGGCTCGTGACGGCACTCGCCGGGCTGCCCGCGGGCGACGGGTACAGCCTGGGCTGCGTCGCGGGGCTCGACGCGGAGGAGGTGGTCCGCCGGCTCGGCGCGCGACCGATCGACGTGACAGCGGACGAGTTGCGGCTGTGGGGCGAGATCGACCCGTTCAGCGCGGAGGCCGAAAGCACCGTCGGGGTGAGCACGGTGCCCGGCGGGTGCGTGGTGCTGCAGCCGTGGGGCTTCGCCGCCGCGGACAACACCCTGCTCAACCGCCTGTCCGAGGGCACCGTCGCGTACGGCATGTACGCGAACCCGAAGAGCGGCAACCAGGGCGGCGTCCACCGCGACGGCGTGACCGAGGCCTGGGACCTGCACCCCGGCGGTGGCGTCGACGACGACGAGCCCGACGACGTGCTGGCTGCCCTCTACGAGGACGAGCCGGTGGCTTACTGCTGCGCCTTCGTCGGCCTCAAGCCGACCGACCACCGCGCCTTCACCAGCCCCGACCGGTGGCTGCGGCTGCCTTCCTGAGCACACGGGGTGCTGTTCTCAGCTGCCACCGCGCATGATGGAGGGATGCTGGAAGCACTGCGGCGGCAGCTGAGCAACGGCCTGTTCGAGATGGTCGTGGGTCCTGATCGCGAGGAACAGGCACAGAGCATCCACAACGCGCCCGGCCCGCGCATGTTCGCCGACGACCGCCCGATCCGGCACGTGCACGCCGACCACGCCATGTT from Lentzea guizhouensis harbors:
- a CDS encoding DUF6461 domain-containing protein; its protein translation is MGDELRRLHFAAGFGTAREVAGLLDQVDDVDAVFDDRTALWQAVNGRNFDTVELLLAAGADPARQMMSGWSPARLSLTTEHPLPTDEVLTAEERAAVAERDRLVAALGRNPDVDGFSIACVGGIDADEAVRRLDASAVPADELPDDLDDWWEEPFGDDNELAVGITDVPGGCVVMQPWYFNASTPVVAGKLSVGTVVYSMYANPKSGNQGRIDRDGAVVDWDLHPGGPPNAANSTADVLLIHLYARQAVACCCAYAGLRPTDSKAFTEPDRWLLLPDRDYWHA
- a CDS encoding DUF6461 domain-containing protein, translating into MGDDEAVRERDRLVTALAGLPAGDGYSLGCVAGLDAEEVVRRLGARPIDVTADELRLWGEIDPFSAEAESTVGVSTVPGGCVVLQPWGFAAADNTLLNRLSEGTVAYGMYANPKSGNQGGVHRDGVTEAWDLHPGGGVDDDEPDDVLAALYEDEPVAYCCAFVGLKPTDHRAFTSPDRWLRLPS